The sequence below is a genomic window from Peromyscus maniculatus bairdii isolate BWxNUB_F1_BW_parent chromosome 17, HU_Pman_BW_mat_3.1, whole genome shotgun sequence.
AGTCCAGACAGAAATcagtaagaaaattaaaagtgttttagaattaaatgaaaatgaaaacacagcatactCAAACAAATGGGACACAACGAGAGCTGTTCTAAGAAGCaagtttatagcactaagtgTCAACATAAAATGCTGAAGAAATTTCATCATAGTAACTTAGGTGACGtgcttgaaagctctagaaaaacaagaagaaataatacaCAAGAAGAGTAGATGTGaacaactaggcagtgggaccgagtcctgtgctcattgcatgggTTGGCTGTTTGAtacctggggtttatgcaggaatgcttggctcagcctgggaggaggggactggacctgcctggactgagtctaccaggttgatcgcagtccttgggggaggctttgccctggaggaggtaggaatggggggtgggctgggagtaaggggagggggtggaagggggagaacaggggaacccatggctgatatgtagaactgaatggtattgtaaaataaaataaaagggaaaaaaagaatagatgtgaaaaaacaatcaaactcagggctaaaatcaatgaaattaaacaaacagcagcaacaaaaacaaaatacaaagattcaatgaaacaaagacttgacCTTTGAGAAAGTCAACAGTATTCAGAAAtctttagccaaattaaccagaAGATGGACAGAGAAGAgctgaattaataaaattagagatgaaaaaggaGCTGTTGcaacaaatatgaaaaaaaatccagcgaatcacaaagataattttaaaatctgccctccaccaaactggaaatagattaatttcttGATGTATATGATCTACAAAAGTTAACAATTAGTAGACTCATAACCCCTTACTGAGACAGAAGCAGTAACTAAAAATCTCCCAGCatcaccccccaccctcccaaaaAAGGGCTGAATGAATTCAGCACAATTCTACAAGACCACTGAAGAACCATTAATGTCAATACTCAATGAACTATTTCATGAATAATGAGTGGTATCTTCAGCAAAGGAGTCTTACCACCAAGATGTGGAGAATCCTGGGTGGACTGGCAGTAGTAGGCTATGAAATTTTGATGGCTCTATGGAACCACCTTTGGCCAATGATTCAAAAAGGTGCAACccataaaagttttttttttaactagaaaatgagagaaagtaaactaaaaaattgaaataagttCCATAATTTCTTCAGAGTATGAAGAGTAGCAAtatgatagtttttattttcattgcatgATCGAAGTATATTCGTCTGGCTCATCATAGATTGCTGGGATGTTTTATCAGTAGCATATAATACACACAATAGCATTTCTCCCACCAGAATACTAAAAATTTCTATGTGGGAAATTCCATTAAATGGTAAAGATAGTTTTCGAAGCAATGGTTCTATTCTGTATTAGTTGAAGTGGTTGAAGTTGAAGTGCTAGTCTCTTCTTCCTCGAGTGATGGTTCCGTCGTCTCTTTGTCCTCAGGTGATGGTGGAGTGCCcgaaaaaagccaaagaaataaaagggaaagaaaaaccacaaaagaaataggaaataacCAACTTATTAAGttatttttctgtgatttcttcaccctctccttctccttgtccttctccttctccttgtccTTGTCCTTGTCCTTGTCCTTGTCCTTGTCCTTGTCCGTGTCCTTGTCATCCTCTCTCTCATTAGTTTCGTTTCCAGGTGAACCACTGTCAATACTCCCTCCAGTTCCATTGACCAGGCAGTGTGGTGGGCTCCAGCCAGGGTCACAATGGCAGTGATGTTTATTATTGCAGACTCCGTTTTTGTTGCAGGTCTCTGGTGAACAATCGCTTCTCCAAAGTGACTTACTGACGCACTTTCTGTTGATGCACACAtgctctggaccacagcttgtgCCGTCTTTTATGTCCCCCAGGTCAGGGATGGTCATCCCAAAGTGGTAGTCAATACTCCAGCAGCTGACTCCATTGAAATGAGTCCAGTGTGCAGTATAGTGACTCCTCCAAAAGGGAAGCTTTTTCACTTCGTTACACTGAACTCTTCCACAGAGGATATCTGAACTATTGCATTTCACATATACATTGTCCATGATTCCACAGTTACCAAAACGATCACCATAAGTATTGAGTTCCTGGTAGCAACTATCAGATGCTTTCCTGGCATCCTTGCCAAAAACTCTCCGGCAGTGTTCGTCATGGCTGTTACATCTTTTTTCATAGCAGTAGCCACCATTAGtgcaagagctcccatcctgcatAAAAACATCTTCAGGGCACTCATGTGAAGTTCCATTACACCATTCTGGAAGGTCACATTCATTCTCCGGAATTCTACACAGAGTGCCAGATGGCAGGATTTGGCATAGGTTGCTGCAGCATAGCCCAGTGGCACAGTCAGCTTCAGCCTTGAGAGAACAGTCAGGCAGACAACAGAGACTATATTTACACTCTTCAGGGGATCCACAATCACACTCCTCGCCTTGATCAACCACCCTGTTCCCACAGAACTTAAATGGGAAGATAGCCGAAGAGTTGGGCTTATTGTGCATACAGCTTGTTTTGGCTGTGTTTTCCCACAGCACAGCGTAGCTACAGTTGCTGAATTTTCTGGATCCTTCCATTGTAGCAGACATCACACATGGTTCCGTGCCACATGTACAAAATATCCCATCATGGGGCATGCCCAAATTATGACCTATCTCATGTGCCACGATATGTCCAAAGGTGAAGAAATTCTCTCCCAAGAGACTCTCAATACCACAACCAAATGTCTTATTACATATTGTTCCAACATAGGCTATGCCAAAATAGTTACTAAAATTATAATTCACAAGGAGATGTGCAATGTCATGTGGTATGTAAGAATCAAGGTTTTCTCTCTTCCACTTACAAAATGCTGGCAAGAGAGTATATATATCTTTCACTGGTATGGGGTTTTTATTATTCCAGATTTCCAGTCCTAGTAAATCCACATTAATATCAGCTGGAAATAAGAAGAAATTTAGTCCACTCATAATCATGAATACATCTTGTATCACAAGAGAAGCATTACTTTTTCGATAAAGGAATTGTTTATGGTCTATAACCAATGCCAGTTCAATATTCAGTCTGTGAGTCCACCAATCCCCATAGACAATTTGTGTTACAGAAGAGTCATCATCCTTTTGAAGTCTCACTTGCCCTGCTCTTTCTTCATCTGGTAATCCACATCTCATGGAAGGTAATTGAGCTTTGTCATTGTCTATCTTATAAACCAGATGTTCAAATGTGGAAGAAGCGCTCTTGGGTTTAATTTCATAAGCTGTATCATTTATCTGTAATGTTCCTTGCAAGCCCCCAAAACAGGTGGTAAGAGCAACCATGGATTCTGGGTCCCCTTCCACAAAACCAAGGTAGTAACAGTCATTCTGGACAAAAGGTCGGTCCTCAAAGAGGACTCCTTGGTCACTGTAGGTGAAGACAGAGAGATGTCTGGATACCAAAAAATTCTTGGGCTTCACGGAGATAATgtgtctctggcctccaaagtGCAGTCTATAGGACTTCCAGCCTGCAAGACTCATGTCTCTACTAGAAACAGCTACCCTCAAGGGTATCACTACTTCTGGAAGACTTTTGAATTCAGCACACCAGCTCAGGGgccatacagaaggaaagaacaacACCTTCCACCATATCTGCAAGAGACTGATCCTCACCTGTACTAGAGCCTCACTCATAGCCACCTTGTCCTACTAGAGAGAGCAAAGGAGAATGGGATGTGGTTCTGCTGCCTTGGTATTTGCTTTGATCTCATGCAGCACTGACCTTTAATGGTCTGTCTTCTGGAAGACTGGATCCATCAGAGCAGGAGGACCTTaagaaacagaggggaaaaaGCAGAGATGAAGAGGGGCTTCAAagtccttgaactcctggctgGACagcccatctctctagccccttggcCCTGGGGGCACATACTGTGCCCCTCCCCAACCCATCACAGCCCCAGAGACTGGGAAAcagcatcctcccctcccccctcaccAACCATCCCATGTGGCACCAGTGACCACTAGAGCCATAGATCCGTTCCATCTGCACCAACTGGAAGAAGAGAGACTCCCAGAGGCACAGGCTCCACTTGTATaaattggaggaagaaatgggcaGGTGGCAGTGTAAGAATGCATTCAACAACAccaagagcaatatggcaccatcagaaatgaatggttctacaacagcaagacctgagcatcCCAAGAAAGATgaatcagaagaaaacaaccataaaataactttatgaagatgatagaggaccttaatgaggaaatgaaaaattccattaaagaaatggagaaaaagccGGGCaggagtggcacatgcctttaatcccagcactcaggaggctgaggcagacggatctctgtgagtttgaggccagcctggtctttgaAGCAAGCTCCAGGGCAGtcaaaaaaaactacacagagaaaccctgtctcgaaaaaccaaaaaaaaaaaaaaaaaaaaaagaaaagaaaagaaagaaagaaatggaggaaaagacaaacaaaaaattggaagaaatcaataaatcccttaaagaaagccaaggaagtGAAGAAAAAACAACTAAACAGGCGAAGAAAACACTTCAacacttgaaaattgaaatagaggcagtaaagaaaacacaaacaagggaattctggaaatggaaaatctgagtaaacaaacaggaactacagatgcaagtataaccaacagaatacaagagatggaagagagaatctcaggcattgaggatacatgatagaggaaatagactcatcagtcaaaggaaatattaaataCAGTAAATTTTTAATACAAGACATCCAGGAAATCGGGATAAAATGAAAAGACCACACCTAAGAATAATatggatagaagaaggaaaagaattctaACTCAAAGCCACAGAAATTATATtccacaaaatcatagaagaaaacattgccAACCTAaataaggaaatgcctatgaagatacaagaaggttacagaacaccaaaggactggaccaaaaaaagaagtcctcttgccacataataatcaaaacactaaacatacataataaagaaagaatattaagagcatcaAAAgtaaaaggccaagtaacatgtaaaggtagacctattagaattaccgCTAACTTCTctatggaaactctgaaagctgGAAGGTCTTGGACAGGCATTCTGCAGATACTAAatgaccatggatgccagcccagactaatatatccagcaaaactctcaatcacaaaagacagagaaaatgagataTTCTATGTCAAAGATAGATTTAAACAAAATCTATTCACAAATTCAGCCctatagaaagtactagaaggaaaactccaaccaaaggaagttagcttcacccaggaaaacacaggcaatagataacttcacaccagcaaatcccaaagaagggaaatacacacacacacacacacacacacacacacacacacacacacacacatacacacacactaccactaccaccaaaaaaacccctcaaaataacaagaattaataatcactggttATTAgtatcctgtacaataaaggaacttccagaaacatcaccatccctgacttcaagctcttctatagagctatagtaataaaaacagcttggtattggcataaaaaccaacatgtggatcaatggaatagaatagataaatctgacattaatccatacatctatgaacacctgatttttgacaaagaagctgaaactgtacaatggaaaaaaagaaaacctcttcaacaaatgatgctggcataccTGGATGTGGAcatgtagaaaaatacaaatagctcccatatctatcaccatgcataaaactcatgtcttttctgtcaggttcagtgcatatggatttatgttgaagtctttgatccacttgaacttgagttttgtgtagggtgataaatatggatctgtttgtaattttctacatgcagacatccagtttgaccaccaccatttgttgaagatgctgtctttttttcctatgtgtatttctgggttctttatcaaaaatcaggtgtccataggtgtttggatttatgtctaggtcttcCATTCAATTCCATTGTTCAATGCATCTGttttttatgtcaatattttgctgtttttattactatagctctgtcctacagcttgaaatcaggaatggggAGGCCTCCAGCAGTTTTTATCTGtcaggactgttttagctatcctgggtttttgttgtcATCATGCTTGTTTATCCAGATGAAGCTGAAAAGTCTCCtgtcaagatctgtaaagaattatgttgacAGCTCcctgctccaccccacccccaggcccccAGACCTGGGGCAGGAAGAATTTCACCCATGAGCCTCCGGCACCAGGCcattcattatcattatggtgaaTGAGTACAGGGTGGCcaaatgggaggcagagaaagaggcagagaaagagacacaattcatgtgctggggagagaggcaagggtggtgaggaacaggctgaggtAGATGCTCTGTTTTTCACCCAGGGCCATGGCAGTGTCTGGGGCTTGGCTGCTTCCAAGGGCCATGACTTGGTTCATGGCTCTGATGCAGTTGCGGGGTTttgtattgatgtccatggctcctgttaccaccaagggccCTATGGAAGCCTGGAGGCTGAGCCACTACCTGTGACCTAGTTGATGTCTAAGGGGTGTACCCCCACAAGGGCATGATAATCCAGGATTCCTAGGCTGCCACTCAGGGCCATACAGCCCAGATtgctgccaggggccatgtctgggtccataccCTGCTGTGGCTGGGCTCTGAGTTGATGTACATGGATCCTGTTTCTACTGAGGGCCATGAAGAGGCCCATGGTCTGGTTGGTTTTAGCAGGTCAACATAGCATGGTCATGTTGGTTTTAGCAGGTCAAGGTGCTGCCAGGGCTATACATACCTGGGTGGCCcctgctgccacccagggccatggttaTGTCTAGTCCCGAACTGTGGCCATggtccatgtctgggtccatggccctactgaaGTAAGGGTCTGTGTCAATCAATGTCTGTGACTCCTGTGGCCATCAAAGGCTGAGTAGATACCCAGAGTCTAGACTTCCACCTGGAGAAATGTTAGTGTTTGGGGGTCACACCACCACTTGGGTCATGCTGATCTGGGCAATCTGTAATGGTAACTAAGGCCATGATGACATCTGTGCGCAGGCTGTTgcctaggaccatgtctgggtcctaCAGTAGTCTAAGTCTGTGATGATGTCTGTAGCCGGTGTTACCACCAAAGACCACATTGATGCCCAGAATCTGGGCCTCCACCTGTGGCCTTCTTGGTACCAGAGGGCTCTGCTGCTGCCTGGCCCATACAGACCTGAgtaacatgcaccaccacctgagGCCAGGGTGGTATACAGGcctgggccatgtctgggtccatggccctactgcatGCCAACAGGACCTGCACTGATGTCTGAGGCTCCTGTTGCCATCAATG
It includes:
- the LOC102916471 gene encoding disintegrin and metalloproteinase domain-containing protein 24-like, which gives rise to MSEALVQVRISLLQIWWKVLFFPSVWPLSWCAEFKSLPEVVIPLRVAVSSRDMSLAGWKSYRLHFGGQRHIISVKPKNFLVSRHLSVFTYSDQGVLFEDRPFVQNDCYYLGFVEGDPESMVALTTCFGGLQGTLQINDTAYEIKPKSASSTFEHLVYKIDNDKAQLPSMRCGLPDEERAGQVRLQKDDDSSVTQIVYGDWWTHRLNIELALVIDHKQFLYRKSNASLVIQDVFMIMSGLNFFLFPADINVDLLGLEIWNNKNPIPVKDIYTLLPAFCKWKRENLDSYIPHDIAHLLVNYNFSNYFGIAYVGTICNKTFGCGIESLLGENFFTFGHIVAHEIGHNLGMPHDGIFCTCGTEPCVMSATMEGSRKFSNCSYAVLWENTAKTSCMHNKPNSSAIFPFKFCGNRVVDQGEECDCGSPEECKYSLCCLPDCSLKAEADCATGLCCSNLCQILPSGTLCRIPENECDLPEWCNGTSHECPEDVFMQDGSSCTNGGYCYEKRCNSHDEHCRRVFGKDARKASDSCYQELNTYGDRFGNCGIMDNVYVKCNSSDILCGRVQCNEVKKLPFWRSHYTAHWTHFNGVSCWSIDYHFGMTIPDLGDIKDGTSCGPEHVCINRKCVSKSLWRSDCSPETCNKNGVCNNKHHCHCDPGWSPPHCLVNGTGGSIDSGSPGNETNEREDDKDTDKDKDKDKDKDKDKEKEKDKEKERVKKSQKNNLISWLFPISFVVFLSLLFLWLFSGTPPSPEDKETTEPSLEEEETSTSTSTTSTNTE